A genome region from Haloarcula ordinaria includes the following:
- a CDS encoding NAD-dependent succinate-semialdehyde dehydrogenase: MDVVDPSTGERIESYAEHTQSRVEEALDQANAAFHDWRRRPVREREELLAAAGEVLRANKYKYAETMTREMGKPISQAIAEVEKCAWGCDHYAEHASAYLEPEGHLSPPGAAVETVYEPLGPILAVMPWNFPFWQVFRFAAPSLTAGNVGLLKHASNVPGCSMAIEEVFREAGYPEGVFQSLLIPSDLVDGILADDRIRAATLTGSGPAGRAVASTAGEHLKKTVLELGGSDPFIVLDDADISAAAETGTWARNQNGGQSCIAAKRFIVHTDVYQAFLDKFTEAVSSLTVGDPMDEETDVGPQARQDLLEDLHRQVEASVEAGARVVTGGEPLDRQGAYYPPTILADVPEGCPADSEETFGPVAAVYEVPDEDAAIVKANDTEFGLGASIWTEDRERGERLARQIDAGNVYVNQLVKSDPRVPFGGVKESGYGRELSNAGIMEFVNRKTVWVE; this comes from the coding sequence ATGGATGTAGTCGACCCGTCGACTGGCGAGCGAATCGAATCGTACGCGGAGCACACCCAATCGAGGGTCGAAGAAGCTCTCGACCAGGCGAATGCAGCTTTCCATGACTGGCGCCGCCGGCCGGTTCGGGAGCGCGAAGAACTGCTTGCAGCCGCCGGTGAAGTCCTGCGTGCGAACAAGTACAAGTACGCCGAAACGATGACTCGGGAGATGGGTAAACCGATCTCGCAAGCTATCGCAGAGGTCGAAAAGTGTGCGTGGGGCTGTGATCACTACGCGGAACATGCGAGTGCGTACCTGGAGCCCGAGGGCCACCTTAGCCCACCGGGAGCGGCAGTCGAGACCGTTTACGAGCCACTGGGACCAATACTCGCAGTAATGCCGTGGAACTTCCCGTTCTGGCAGGTATTCAGATTTGCCGCCCCCTCGCTGACGGCGGGGAACGTCGGGCTGCTGAAACACGCGTCGAACGTCCCCGGCTGTTCGATGGCAATCGAGGAGGTGTTTCGCGAGGCTGGCTACCCCGAGGGGGTCTTCCAGTCACTGCTGATTCCGTCGGATCTCGTCGACGGGATCCTCGCGGACGACCGCATCCGAGCCGCAACACTGACCGGAAGTGGACCGGCTGGGAGGGCTGTCGCGTCGACAGCGGGCGAGCACCTCAAAAAGACTGTGCTGGAACTCGGCGGAAGCGACCCGTTCATCGTCCTCGACGACGCCGATATCTCGGCCGCCGCCGAGACCGGCACGTGGGCGCGAAACCAGAACGGTGGGCAGTCATGTATCGCAGCCAAGCGATTCATCGTTCACACGGACGTGTACCAGGCGTTCCTCGACAAGTTCACCGAAGCGGTCTCGTCACTCACGGTTGGCGATCCGATGGACGAGGAGACCGACGTCGGCCCCCAGGCCCGTCAAGATCTCCTGGAAGACCTCCACAGACAGGTCGAGGCGAGCGTCGAGGCGGGTGCACGGGTCGTCACGGGAGGTGAACCCCTCGATCGGCAGGGTGCGTACTACCCCCCGACGATCCTCGCCGATGTCCCCGAGGGCTGTCCGGCCGACAGTGAGGAGACGTTCGGGCCCGTCGCCGCCGTCTATGAGGTCCCAGACGAGGACGCGGCGATCGTGAAAGCGAACGATACCGAGTTCGGTCTGGGTGCGAGCATCTGGACCGAAGACCGCGAGCGCGGCGAGCGCCTCGCTCGACAGATCGACGCTGGGAACGTTTACGTGAATCAGCTGGTGAAGTCCGATCCACGGGTCCCGTTTGGCGGGGTCAAGGAATCTGGCTACGGCCGCGAACTCTCGAATGCGGGCATCATGGAGTTCGTCAATCGCAAGACAGTCTGGGTGGAATGA